A stretch of Haloarcula marismortui ATCC 43049 DNA encodes these proteins:
- a CDS encoding disulfide bond formation protein B: MSDGRFWLAGGAGVAAIATLGSLWFSLGLGLVPCTLCWYQRILMYPLVVVLGVAALESHNTIWRTVVPLSVVGASIAGYHSVLQATTASCTFAGPCAVVQWQAPVLGLTIPNLSLIAFVLVIITVLAGSNLVEPERQL; encoded by the coding sequence ATGTCCGACGGACGATTCTGGCTTGCAGGCGGGGCAGGCGTCGCGGCGATTGCAACCCTGGGAAGCCTCTGGTTCAGTCTCGGCCTCGGTCTCGTTCCGTGTACCCTCTGCTGGTACCAACGTATCCTCATGTATCCGCTTGTCGTCGTTCTCGGCGTTGCCGCCCTCGAGAGCCACAACACAATCTGGCGAACAGTCGTGCCACTATCCGTGGTGGGAGCTTCAATCGCGGGATATCACTCCGTACTCCAAGCAACGACGGCCTCATGCACCTTTGCTGGCCCCTGTGCAGTTGTCCAGTGGCAGGCTCCGGTGCTCGGACTTACAATTCCGAATCTCTCACTCATCGCGTTCGTGCTCGTGATAATTACAGTCCTCGCTGGATCCAACCTCGTCGAACCTGAACGTCAGCTATGA
- a CDS encoding thioredoxin domain-containing protein, producing the protein MTAHTCPICTDQFETAGAARDHTWNVHSACHYCGEQLGDETDEQLYRHWLVAHPDDLSGVDYKRAETAVDSLTFSERLSEGGVGAAVGGLTRRQLLLGGGGAATAGLVIGATALSNNTSTEPDDGATAGGDTGAVTTAPIPDSPGDFRYATMGSADADVMVTYFGSWKCPYCAQFSTEMLSQLVTDYVEPGTIALEFRNLAYIGGDPFLGPDAPAAGQAGLAVWNTDPASYWAFHEYVFGNQPPESDQWATAERLVEFAQAAGVSETASVRTAIQENQYDDALRATDRAASDVGVDATPTLLIDGMTVNPLGNEERVRQLIEDAAGSN; encoded by the coding sequence ATGACTGCCCATACCTGCCCGATCTGTACAGATCAATTCGAAACAGCTGGAGCAGCGCGTGACCACACATGGAACGTTCACAGCGCCTGCCATTATTGTGGCGAACAACTCGGTGACGAGACTGACGAGCAGCTCTACAGACACTGGCTCGTCGCGCACCCCGACGACCTCTCAGGTGTGGATTACAAACGGGCTGAGACAGCCGTTGATTCACTCACGTTCTCAGAGCGGCTCTCCGAGGGAGGTGTTGGAGCTGCTGTCGGAGGACTAACCCGCCGACAGCTTCTCCTCGGCGGTGGTGGTGCCGCCACTGCCGGTCTCGTGATCGGCGCCACCGCTCTCTCTAACAATACGAGCACTGAGCCGGATGACGGCGCGACTGCTGGAGGTGATACGGGTGCCGTTACCACTGCCCCGATTCCCGACTCGCCTGGAGACTTCCGCTATGCGACGATGGGGTCTGCTGATGCCGATGTCATGGTCACATACTTCGGGAGCTGGAAGTGTCCGTACTGCGCCCAGTTCAGTACGGAGATGCTTTCACAACTCGTGACGGACTACGTGGAACCAGGAACAATTGCGCTCGAGTTCCGCAATCTGGCATATATCGGTGGCGACCCATTTTTGGGCCCCGATGCACCGGCAGCCGGTCAGGCCGGATTAGCCGTCTGGAACACCGACCCAGCCTCATACTGGGCGTTTCACGAATACGTGTTCGGGAATCAACCACCCGAGAGCGACCAGTGGGCGACCGCCGAGAGATTGGTCGAGTTTGCTCAGGCCGCAGGCGTCTCCGAGACAGCGTCGGTCCGCACGGCCATCCAAGAAAATCAGTATGACGACGCGCTGCGGGCGACTGACAGGGCTGCGAGCGATGTCGGTGTCGATGCCACACCCACGCTCCTCATCGATGGCATGACGGTCAATCCACTCGGAAACGAAGAGCGAGTAAGACAGCTGATCGAAGATGCAGCTGGATCAAACTGA
- a CDS encoding COX15/CtaA family protein → MNSRRCPTRWESGLTLCLQDINSSHRKSTSLPNIMSQARLRRHDIRTAISRIPVEYRHIASLTLLVTYIVMLLGAYTSAIGAGLSCPDWPTCYGTWVPFLQPEIIANSPYSALQIFAEWAHRGLAMTAGVLIVGTTLGAWVTHRNTPIVKWSATAALVLLPLQVILGGLTVTEDLQPTIVTTHLGVAILILLCLLTTCLVAYLRR, encoded by the coding sequence ATGAATAGCAGGCGGTGTCCCACTCGCTGGGAATCCGGCTTAACACTTTGTCTCCAAGACATCAACTCGTCACACCGCAAGTCAACGTCCCTACCCAATATTATGTCTCAAGCCCGACTCCGCAGGCACGATATACGAACCGCGATTTCAAGGATTCCGGTCGAGTACAGGCATATCGCCAGTTTGACGCTACTAGTGACGTATATTGTGATGCTTCTTGGAGCCTACACCAGTGCAATCGGTGCTGGACTTTCCTGTCCCGATTGGCCGACCTGCTACGGGACGTGGGTCCCCTTCCTTCAACCCGAGATCATTGCTAACTCGCCATACTCTGCACTCCAAATCTTCGCTGAGTGGGCTCACCGTGGACTGGCGATGACGGCCGGGGTTCTGATCGTCGGCACGACCCTTGGAGCGTGGGTGACACACCGTAATACCCCGATTGTCAAATGGTCGGCCACGGCCGCTCTCGTCCTCCTTCCGTTACAGGTTATCCTCGGAGGATTGACCGTCACGGAAGATCTCCAACCGACCATCGTGACGACGCATCTGGGCGTGGCAATTCTCATTCTCCTCTGTCTCCTGACGACCTGCCTCGTCGCATATCTCCGCCGCTGA
- a CDS encoding transcription initiation factor IIB, whose product MMAQEHTQERSIDERDREVKSANDNICPECQGHITRTSDSGEATCESCGLVFEDNPIDHGPEWRAFTSEERDEKSRVGAPTTQLMHDKGLSTTIGWQDKDAYGQAVSGRKRAQLQRLRTWDERFRTKDAHERNLKQALGEISRMASALGLPESVRETAGVLYRRAVEQNLLPGRSIEGMSTASLYAAARQHGMPRPLTEFADVSRVEKIRIQRAYRYLSRELGLEIEPEDPMQYIPQFASSLDVSDEAERRSRELLEVATDNAVHSGKSPAGLAAAALYAATHLTNEQLTQETVSEVAHVSRVTIRNRYQELLEVYAQYD is encoded by the coding sequence ATGATGGCTCAAGAACATACCCAGGAACGGTCAATAGATGAACGCGACCGCGAGGTGAAGTCTGCCAACGACAACATCTGTCCCGAGTGTCAGGGTCATATTACACGGACTAGCGACAGCGGTGAGGCGACCTGCGAAAGCTGTGGGTTGGTTTTTGAAGATAATCCAATCGACCACGGTCCTGAGTGGCGTGCGTTCACTTCAGAGGAACGCGATGAAAAGAGTCGGGTCGGGGCTCCGACGACGCAGCTGATGCACGATAAGGGTCTGAGTACGACTATCGGCTGGCAGGACAAGGATGCCTACGGACAGGCTGTCTCTGGTCGCAAACGTGCTCAATTACAGCGCCTCCGGACGTGGGACGAGCGGTTCCGTACGAAGGATGCTCACGAGCGGAATCTCAAGCAAGCGCTCGGGGAGATCAGCCGCATGGCGTCCGCTCTGGGACTTCCTGAATCGGTTCGGGAAACTGCAGGCGTCCTGTACCGGCGTGCTGTGGAGCAGAACCTGCTCCCCGGTCGCTCGATCGAGGGTATGTCGACGGCGTCGTTGTATGCGGCTGCTCGACAGCACGGAATGCCACGGCCGCTGACGGAGTTCGCCGATGTCAGCCGTGTCGAGAAAATCCGGATCCAGCGAGCGTACCGATATCTGTCCCGAGAACTTGGGCTGGAGATCGAGCCGGAGGATCCCATGCAATATATTCCACAATTCGCGTCATCGCTCGACGTGAGCGACGAAGCAGAACGGCGCTCTCGAGAACTGCTTGAGGTAGCTACAGATAATGCCGTCCACAGTGGAAAGAGTCCAGCCGGGTTGGCGGCTGCCGCTCTGTATGCTGCGACCCACCTCACGAACGAACAGCTCACACAGGAGACGGTGAGTGAGGTCGCCCACGTCAGTCGAGTCACGATCCGAAATCGATACCAAGAGCTTCTCGAGGTGTACGCGCAGTATGACTGA
- a CDS encoding winged helix-turn-helix domain-containing protein: MGDDSVSSEDTPEVQDVLDALDDPACRAILQETIEPMTANELLDACDIPKSTLYRKLELLSSASLVREQETINPGGGRVTYYERSFEDVTISMDDTGTFSVSVDRPPKSTDERLADIWSMMGDEV, translated from the coding sequence ATGGGAGATGATTCAGTGTCGTCCGAGGACACTCCGGAGGTACAGGATGTCCTTGATGCGCTGGATGATCCCGCGTGTCGGGCTATTCTCCAGGAAACTATCGAACCAATGACTGCGAACGAACTCCTCGACGCATGTGACATCCCCAAGTCGACGCTGTATCGAAAATTAGAACTCCTCAGTTCCGCTTCCCTCGTTCGAGAACAGGAGACGATCAACCCCGGAGGTGGACGGGTTACCTACTACGAGCGGTCGTTCGAGGACGTCACGATCTCTATGGACGACACAGGTACGTTTTCGGTGAGCGTCGATCGGCCGCCGAAATCTACAGACGAACGGCTTGCAGATATCTGGTCGATGATGGGGGACGAAGTATGA
- a CDS encoding DUF7521 family protein: MNGVITAIAVVKFVILLLGGGITYIAFKAYRRTGADSLRVLGVGFGIITLGAILTGVANQFFSVGLALGVLINSLFVALGLAVIMYSLYIQK, encoded by the coding sequence ATGAACGGCGTCATCACGGCGATTGCAGTCGTCAAGTTCGTAATCCTGCTTCTCGGTGGCGGGATTACCTATATTGCATTTAAAGCCTATCGACGTACGGGTGCGGATTCGCTACGTGTCCTTGGTGTCGGGTTCGGTATCATCACACTCGGGGCAATTCTAACTGGCGTGGCCAACCAGTTCTTTTCTGTCGGATTGGCCCTCGGCGTGCTCATCAACAGCCTGTTCGTCGCCCTTGGCCTCGCGGTCATCATGTACTCGCTGTATATCCAGAAATGA
- a CDS encoding arylsulfotransferase family protein: MNPVPNVAVPDLRRGSYLILFGVVLFVLTLVSSAMLAPAIGTASETDQTSRTLVGSQGGGPGWHEYGSVYLLNGTNTTWRESSADSYFDVTQTENGTVLAGFMDSGYASCGPYESPCTRTGFRVIDPGKDLQVVSEYSFPVRTNKNSEVHDVERLESGEYLVTDMEYERIFTVKNGEVTWQWNASSFYDAPQDPTTTDWLHINDVDVIGSGRYLVSVRNANQLLVIERGEGVVEVINEDTTDSNDANCRKSGQLNDYDNDGDIRCGDPDVLNHQHNPQWLGDGAVLVADSENDRVVELHRTEGGKWEPAWALDRAAGVELDWPRDADRLPNGNTLITDTLNRRLVEVDESGTVVWSVRTERIPYEADRLPYGESVGAPKYTTNGSSVDSPDAGVPVLSLLLVGLRAVVPSTPFWFREPQLGLTLVSTLLIVVGGVDRIRN, encoded by the coding sequence ATGAACCCCGTTCCGAATGTTGCCGTTCCTGATCTCCGTCGGGGTAGCTACCTAATCCTTTTCGGCGTTGTTCTGTTCGTTCTCACGCTTGTTAGCAGTGCAATGCTCGCCCCTGCGATTGGGACGGCTTCGGAGACAGACCAGACGTCCCGAACCTTGGTCGGGTCTCAGGGGGGTGGCCCAGGCTGGCACGAATACGGCAGCGTCTATCTTCTCAACGGGACGAACACTACCTGGCGTGAATCGAGTGCTGATAGCTATTTTGACGTCACACAAACGGAGAACGGAACAGTGTTAGCCGGGTTCATGGACAGCGGGTACGCTTCGTGCGGACCGTACGAGTCTCCCTGTACCCGAACGGGATTCCGAGTCATTGACCCCGGGAAAGACCTGCAGGTGGTTTCGGAGTATAGCTTCCCGGTGCGAACGAACAAGAACAGCGAAGTCCACGATGTCGAACGACTCGAATCGGGAGAATACTTGGTCACCGATATGGAGTACGAGCGTATCTTTACTGTCAAGAACGGCGAAGTCACGTGGCAGTGGAATGCGAGTTCGTTCTACGACGCCCCACAAGATCCGACGACGACCGACTGGCTGCACATCAACGACGTGGACGTCATCGGCTCTGGGCGCTATCTCGTCTCAGTACGGAATGCCAACCAGCTACTCGTTATCGAGCGCGGCGAGGGCGTCGTTGAGGTTATCAATGAGGATACGACCGATTCGAACGATGCCAATTGCCGGAAATCCGGCCAGTTGAACGACTATGACAATGATGGCGATATTCGATGCGGTGACCCCGACGTGCTCAACCACCAGCACAACCCCCAGTGGCTCGGGGATGGTGCCGTCCTCGTTGCCGACAGCGAGAACGACCGAGTCGTGGAACTGCATCGAACGGAGGGCGGTAAATGGGAGCCAGCGTGGGCTCTTGATCGGGCAGCGGGTGTCGAGCTCGATTGGCCCCGGGATGCGGATCGCCTCCCGAACGGAAACACGCTTATCACCGACACGCTCAACCGGCGACTCGTAGAGGTCGACGAATCCGGGACTGTCGTCTGGAGCGTTCGAACAGAGCGTATCCCATACGAAGCCGACCGACTGCCCTACGGTGAGTCTGTCGGAGCCCCGAAGTACACGACTAACGGAAGCAGCGTCGACAGCCCTGACGCCGGCGTGCCGGTTCTCTCACTACTGCTGGTCGGGCTTCGGGCAGTCGTTCCGTCAACGCCATTCTGGTTCCGGGAACCACAACTTGGACTGACGCTTGTCTCTACACTCCTCATTGTCGTCGGCGGAGTTGATCGTATTCGTAACTAA
- a CDS encoding STAS/SEC14 domain-containing protein has protein sequence MFEVLDETNENLIAIRVGKGTRTGYQELYSLLVEKSDKHGYIHVYEEVPNWTFRAFLTHLHGVVPDLRYGPEFDIDRYAAVGDTRWAKLLFDWWYAIRPIWPVAPNEMRYFDIKKRERALDWLREEI, from the coding sequence ATGTTCGAGGTGTTGGACGAGACGAACGAGAACCTCATTGCGATTCGCGTCGGGAAGGGCACGCGAACAGGCTATCAAGAGCTGTACTCACTCCTCGTCGAAAAGAGCGATAAGCACGGGTACATCCACGTGTACGAGGAAGTTCCGAACTGGACGTTCAGGGCGTTTCTCACACACCTCCACGGGGTGGTTCCCGATCTCCGGTACGGCCCTGAGTTCGATATCGACCGGTACGCCGCAGTCGGCGATACACGATGGGCAAAACTCCTGTTCGACTGGTGGTATGCAATCCGACCGATCTGGCCAGTCGCCCCCAACGAAATGCGATATTTCGACATCAAGAAACGCGAGCGAGCTCTCGACTGGCTTCGAGAGGAAATTTAG
- a CDS encoding cation diffusion facilitator family transporter, which yields MTLHEHTDEETAEHNLPSKSSGSTRRLALVAVVNFFGFVIELAGGLLFGSVALISDALHMLFDMLAYAMAFGASYTAERFEGGEAWSYGLHRLEPVAAFLNGVLLLPMVGYIVWESYQRFLEPVAINPELTLIIATGGLLVNIGSVYVLQGGEMSLNERGAFYHLLGDAGGSVAVIVSTAAVAVFDLPIADPVAAVLIGLLVLASAGNVLRESTSILLERSPVSSEELRDELTTLDGVDQIEDLHVWQVCSQLTVATVRLTDTSTTLEEQRRIQSRVHDYLTNRGIDHATVELVGRTDPDTDPVGTTNHSH from the coding sequence ATGACCCTTCACGAGCATACTGATGAGGAGACCGCAGAGCACAACCTCCCGTCTAAATCAAGTGGCAGTACGCGTCGGCTTGCGCTCGTCGCGGTCGTCAATTTCTTTGGATTCGTCATCGAACTGGCTGGTGGACTCCTGTTCGGGTCGGTCGCGCTTATCAGCGACGCACTCCACATGCTGTTCGATATGCTGGCGTACGCGATGGCGTTCGGCGCGAGCTACACCGCCGAACGGTTCGAGGGTGGCGAGGCGTGGTCGTACGGTCTCCACCGACTGGAGCCGGTTGCGGCCTTCCTGAACGGCGTCTTGCTCCTTCCAATGGTCGGATACATCGTCTGGGAGTCCTACCAGCGGTTCCTTGAGCCAGTGGCGATCAATCCCGAGTTGACGCTGATCATCGCTACGGGTGGCCTGCTGGTAAACATCGGCTCCGTGTACGTGTTGCAGGGTGGTGAGATGAGTCTCAACGAGCGCGGGGCGTTCTACCACCTGCTCGGTGACGCCGGTGGCTCTGTTGCGGTAATCGTCTCGACCGCCGCCGTCGCAGTGTTCGATCTCCCCATCGCAGACCCTGTGGCGGCCGTACTCATTGGGCTGCTGGTGCTCGCGTCGGCCGGGAACGTCCTCCGGGAAAGCACCTCGATCCTGTTGGAACGGAGCCCGGTGTCGTCCGAAGAACTCCGGGATGAATTGACGACACTCGATGGCGTCGACCAGATTGAGGATCTCCACGTCTGGCAAGTCTGTAGTCAACTCACCGTCGCAACCGTCCGACTGACAGATACGTCGACCACACTCGAGGAGCAACGGAGAATCCAGTCACGGGTTCACGACTATCTCACGAATCGAGGAATCGACCACGCAACCGTGGAGCTCGTCGGGCGTACCGATCCCGATACTGACCCTGTCGGTACGACGAATCACTCCCACTAA